In Labrus mixtus chromosome 13, fLabMix1.1, whole genome shotgun sequence, a single genomic region encodes these proteins:
- the rpe gene encoding ribulose-phosphate 3-epimerase — protein sequence MAYMARIGPSILSSNLSCLGSECVRMMECGADYLHLDVMDGHFVPNITFGHPMVECLRKSVGQDPFFDMHMMVSRPEQWVKPMAAAGANQYTFHLEATTNPGNLIKEIRDSGMKVGVAIKPGTTVEELAPWANQIDMALVMTVEPGFGGQKFMEDMMPKVSWLRSQFPSLDIEVDGGVGPDTIHKCAEAGANMIVSGSAVVSSDDPRSVIALLRTVVADAIQKRSLDR from the exons ATGGCTTACATGGCGAGGATCGGCCCGTCCATCCTGAGCAGCAACCTGTCCTGCCTGGGCAGCGAGTGTGTCCGGATGATGGAGTGCGGGGCGGACTACCTGCACCTCGACGTCATGGACGG aCATTTTGTCCCCAACATCACTTTCGGACATCCCATGGTGGAGTGCTTGAGGAAGTCTGTAGGCCAGGACCCGTTCTTTG ACATGCACATGATGGTGTCTCGGCCGGAGCAGTGGGTGAAGCCCATGGCTGCAGCAGGAGCCAACCAGTACACCTTCCACCTGGAGGCCACCACCAACCCTGGAAACCTCATCAAGGAGATCAGAGACAGTGGCATGAAG gtGGGTGTGGCCATAAAGCCTGGAACTACAGTTGAAGAGCTCGCCCCGTGGGCTAACCAGATCGACATGGCTCTGGTCATGACGGTTGAACCCGGCTTTGGAGGGCAGAAGTTCATGGAGGACATGATGCCCAAG GTGAGCTGGTTGAGGAGTCAGTTCCCCTCGTTAGACATCGAGGTAGACGGAGGAGTCGGACCTGACACCATTCACAAGTGTGCAGAG GCGGGAGCTAACATGATCGTATCGGGCAGCGCCGTGGTCAGCAGCGACGACCCTCGCTCTGTCATCGCCCTCCTGCGCACCGTGGTAGCCGACGCAATCCAGAAACGTTCACTGGACCGCTGA